The Salvelinus sp. IW2-2015 linkage group LG8, ASM291031v2, whole genome shotgun sequence genome window below encodes:
- the LOC111967163 gene encoding sodium/hydrogen exchanger 6-like: MAESEKLAVFLGRAANIYPLSFLLNLGRRNKISSNFQHMMMFAGLRGAMTFALSIRDTATYARQMMFTTTLLIVFFTVWVCGGGTTQMLSCQHIRVGVDSDADNTMRITEGSERRSTKHESAWLFRIWYNFDHNYLKPILTHSGPPLTVTMPACCGPLARCLTSPQAYENECQLKDDDSDLILTDGDISLTYGDITVSTDASGAHTSAGPAGTTSAVISADDLDRELTYGDHELVMRGTRLVLPMDDSEPPLADPRHRMRM; encoded by the exons CTGGCAGTGTTCCTGGGAAGAGCAGCCAACATCTACCCCCTGTCCTTCCTGCTCAACCTGGGACGCAGGAACAAGATCAGCTCCAACTTCCAACACATGATGATGTTTGCTG GTCTGCGCGGGGCGATGACCTTTGCCCTTTCCATCCGGGACACGGCTACGTACGCCCGTCAGATGATGTTCACCACCACCCTCCTCATCGTCTTCTTCACTGTGTGGGTCTGTGGAGGGGGAACCACTCAGATGCTCTCCTGCCAGCACATACG TGTTGGAGTCGATTCGGACGCAGATAACACA ATGAGRATTACAGAGGGATCAGAGCGGCGGAGCACCAAACACGAGAGTGCCTGGCTCTTCAGGATCTGGTACAACTTTGACCACAA CTACCTGAAGCCCATCCTGACCCACAGCGGCCCCCCACTCACCGTCACCATGCCTGCCTGCTGTGGACCACTGGCCAGATGTCTCACCAGCCCACAGGCCTATGAG AACGAGTGCCAGCTGAAGGACGACGACTCGGACCTCATCCTGACAGACGGGGACATCAGCCTGACCTACGGTGACATCACTGTGAGCACGGACGCCAGCGGCGCCCACACCAGTGCCGGGCCCGCGGGCACCACCTCCGCCGTCATCTCCGCTGACGACCTGGACCGCGAGCTGACGTACGGGGACCACGAGCTGGTGATGAGGGGTACTCGTCTTGTCCTGCCCATGGACGACTCCGAGCCCCCGCTCGCCGACCCACGACACCGCATGCGGATGTGA